AGGCGCAAAGCAGGTTTTAGGGTTTTCACCCAGTGCAGCCACATTGAATGCCACGCGGTTTTGTGAGGCAGAAGAAGAGGGCATTGTCACAGCTGCTGACTTTGGCTTGCCCTTGAGTTAATGCTCTTGCTGTCACCTTTTGACTCTTTGGcttcctttttgctttccttagGTCAGCGTTTCTCTCCCCACCTCTTCCTTATAGCTTCATTTGTTCTATTTATGCAGGACCAACAGACCTTGGCCTTGGACACTTGTCTTTGCTCAtctaagaaagaaaattaatagaaactttagagaggaagaaagaccTAGCTGAAGAAAATTTCAGAAGActttttttgtgtaaattaaAGCAGAGAAGTGAAAAAACAAGGTGTGAAATGGGTAGGCCTCCTTGTTGTGATAAAGAGGGAGTCAAGAAAGGACCATGGACTCCTGAAGAAGACATCTTATTAGTCTCTTATATTCAAGAACATGGTCCTGGGAATTGGAGGGCTGTTCCTACCAATACAGGttaaatttctttgtttttctattttgagcaaactctttttgatttgaatagtttttttttttggttattttagggAAATgtaataaaagatgattttttttttttttttgttcttttcttagATGACTGTAAGAGGTTTATGTTTAGTTTGAGATACCTATTTGGGTATCTTTGCTTTGGATGATCTTATACTACTTGTATTGATTTCTTCTCCATATATATGTGGGTTTTCAGGGTTGCTTAGATGTAGTAAGAGTTGCAGACTTAGATGGACTAATTATCTCAGGCCAGGGATCAGGCGTGGTAACTTTACTGACCATGAGGAGAAGATGATAATCCACCTTCAAGCTCTTTTGGGCAATAGgtaacatctctctctctctctctctctctctctgtgattaAGCACTTCtaatttaaaaactttaaaGTTCTAATCCCAAAAAGAATAGATGAGGGTTGTTTTAGTTTAGTGATCTCCTGGCTAGCTAGCTAAAAGATATATAGTATTAATTTGTAAGAAAACTAAAGAAATATAGCACTATTAGTTTAATGATCACTGGCtgaagaaaatatttgtaaggaaaaaaaagtattaatttgtttgttgttgAAGTGTTTGGattctttaaattaatttatggCACATTGATTATGGTGCAGGTGGGCTGCCATAGCTTCATACCTCCCACAGAGAACAGATAATGACATTAAAAATTATTGGAACAcccatttgaagaagaagctcaATAAGATTCAATCAGGCGCGGAAGGCCATTCAAAAGATGGGTTTTCTTCACCATCACAATCAATCACAAGAGGTCAGTGGGAGAGAAGGCTCCAAACAGATATCCACAGGGCCAAGCAAGCTCTTAGTGAGGCCATTTCCCCAGAGAAGCTAAGCAACTCTGGCTTGTCTGAATTGAAGCCCTCTACTGGGTGCTTGTCTAACACAAAGCCAGCAGCTCAATCATCAACCTATGCATCTAGCACTGACAACATAGCCCGGTTGCTCAAAGGTTGGGTGAGAAATTCACCAAAGTCAGCTAGGAGTAACTCAGCTATAACTCAAAATTCCTTAAACAACATGAGTGGGACTGATTCAGTATCCAGTGAAGGGACTCCAAGTAAGGCAATCAATGGGATTGAACAATCTGAGACATTTGAATCTCTGCTCGcgtttgagtcttttgactcttcaCATTCGGATACATCACAGTCTATGTCACCTGAGGCAAGCCTTTTCCAAGATGAAAGCAAGCCTTTGCCATTGTCATTGCTTGAGAATTGGTTGTTTGATGAAGGTGCTAGTCAAGGGAAAGAATTCCTTAGTGATTTCTCATTAGATGACAATgctaattttttctaaaatggttgtTGTTTTGGGGCATCTTTTTTGTTCTAGGTCCTGAACTGATTGAATTTAATAGTTGCCTTGACAGAAGGAGTTTCTTATTGCTTTAGTGCTAGAGCAAAAGTGTAAATTTCACATTATTGTGTTAAAATGTCCTGATTGAGAATAAATTAATTTCCAGTCTTGTATCTGCCCCTAATGAAATGTTTTATATGTTATAGCTTGATTAGAAAATAGAAATGCAaactaaatttcaatttaagatATCTTAAAGTTTATGGTGGTAATTCAATTCTACTATTAAAAGCTTTGTAGTTTATTGtcattgtttcttttcttttatgaaaaGAATTAGGGTTCAAATCTTTATTTCTTTGTAATTCAATTCTACTATTAAAAGTTTTGTAGTTTATTGAcattgtttgttttcttttatgaaaaGAATTAAGATTCAAATCCTCatttctttgtttatatatactATTGAAATTTGAAGTGTTGGAGTTTGGACTCCCAATCTTCTATTATTTCTACTGATTGTGTGATCGATGGACATGAGACCtttcaatgaaaataaaaaattaaaggttatAACTCATgaattttcatcttcttcatatatttacttccaaattaaaagaaagaagaaaagaacttGTAGAATTAAATTTTGCATGCCAAAAGTAAGTGAGATAGCTAGCATATTCATCACCGAATTAAACGTTTATTAAAGTATAGGAGAGCATATTAATACCGAATACTATTGAATAATcacttcttttatatatatatatatataaaagatagaattctactctagaattatttaagtgtatatgtgtgtgaagtttcctcatggagacttgaactccggtTCTTCCCCCCCATACTCTACAaccacttatacttgtggagtgaccatcacactaAGAATGTGCGTTGATTATTGAATAATCACTTAAAAGTATTCATTTTAGGAtttaatttggggtttttttttttaggttaacTAGTTTATGTGTGAAGTTAATGAGCAATAAATACCCAACTACTTAGTTTATAGCACAACATAATGTTTAGGCCATTGTAGACAAGTGTCTTAAGGGTACAAGTGACCTTACATTAATTAATACTCCATTaatttatgtaatatatatatatatatatttttttttaaattttaaattaaggtAATTTTGGGAAGCAAGAAATtacttaattaaaatataagcTTTTCATGTTATGTAAAATGTAATAGGGAAAATTCATACaagaaattctttgttcttggtttttttgcaatttttaacCAAACCAATTAATTAAGAGATGTAACCCACAAACAATAAATGCAGATTAGGTTTCTATTTCTAGATTCATTTATAGGTTATAGGTTCAATGCACTTGATTTAACTATGGTTAATATTATAATAACGTTTCATTAAGATAAACGTTTTAATAAATAGACCATTGGATTTTATTATGTTCTTATACTtttatattatctataaaatatttcaagtatttttataattatattctaaaattataaaaatgagcTTGTAAATTAAGTAGTAAATAACGCAATTAATGTGAAATTTAGGGAAATGAAAAGGCGAAATGTAGTGTAATTGTGTAAAGTAGGTAGAAAACATGTACTAATTTAATGTTGATAAATGAAAACTTTTAGTTTAATCAAAAGTTAGAAATGActataatattaacaaaattttatattaagtgCAACTTGAATTCAAGTCATGTATGTCGATCTTTACTTGGCAAGAAATTTATTGTTCTTGTTTAATTCGTCTATTTCcatttgaaagggaaaaatcaaTTATCATAACTTATATCACAAGATACACTTGGCGTCctagactctctctctctctctctctctctctctctctctctctctctcacatttacCAGTTGAATAAAAGTGATCAAATGCTCTATAAGCCAGAAATAGCTTTGGAAATATGCAAATTGGCCTTAAATGCACATGTGAAAGGCTTTGATATTCATCACTCGTTTTTTGCAAGCTGtaggaattttattttgtccAAGCAAGTTTAATATCCACACTGTAAAGGTGTAGAAGGAAAAGAACCATAAGCCTCTCATGATGAATACCATTTTCCAGATGGCAAACCAAGCTGTtaaaatgtaaagaaaaaagTGCCCCATTCACCAACTTTGGTAATTGCTATTGAAGGGTCTATTTAATACTTGCCCCCCTGTTAGTATCAGAAGGTAATGGCATGGCATAGAAGTCATGTCTATGCGAAATAGCCTACCAAAGAGATATAAAAGTCAAGGTACCACTTGGAAATGAAGCTTCCCCTTGGACATTTCACATAATTTAGTGCAGTTAACATAGACCATATAGTGAAGACGGTGAGGGTGATGGGCTCACGGTCATGGGTTTAAGCTGTCTTGGCTCAGAGGTGTATTGGAGCTCATTTTCCTTTCAATAAAAGAACCATCTAAATCAATAATTCTTACTAGTCCTCTTATTATGTCCAACTACGTAATTCTAAAGAACAGTGCTTTGTGGACTGATCTAGTATTTTCCATATCCTTTCAATCTAACTAGCTATAAACCACAAtccttagagcatctccaactgGTTTTGCCatcctatcctattttaccatattaaaaagttattttatcaattataccataccattttacaatacatccaacatcccaaaattctattattttactattttattaaaatattattttttattatttctttattatttatttccaaCATCCTGCCAAAACCACCAAAAACCACATCCTGCAAATCAGAaccaccaaccaaaaaaaaccaCATCCAGTGGGTAGAAACCAACCCCAGCAACCTGCAACCAAACCCGGCAAAGAAGAGTCTTTGCCATCAACCCTAGCAACCTGCAACTAGCCACTGCCAGCCACCACCCTCGGTGgcaaaaaaacccacaaaacctcAACCACTGTGAACCCTCTGTGACCCATTCCAAACGCACCTGAGACCCATGGCCACACCCATCTGCAACCCACGAAACCTCACCTGAGACCCACCTGAAACCCACGGCCACACCCATCTGCAACCCACAGCCACACCACTTGAGACCCACCCACCATACCAAAACCTAGCAAGccacaaatcacaaaattgaCAATCCAATCTCACCTCACAAATCATAAAAGCGGCAACCCAAACCCCATGAATCCGATCTCACCTCCAATGCCCATGAATCCAATCTCACCTCAACACCAAGAGTCTTGGGTCTGAAGAGAGAATCATCTAACTTGTCGAAGAGAGTCTTGGGTCTGAAGAGAGCagagagcaaatgagaaagagagaaggaagagagagaaaagaagagaaaaaatgagagaagagagagaaattcccAGGTTAAAAACGACCtcaagtattattattattttttttaatcctattcagctacagtaccatcttacatttaagatggtactgtagctatatctcaaaaaaatttagccTTTTCCCATTTGGCCTTCCCGTTGCTGAGCAGTTTTTGGGCCTGAATGCCAAATGTACCTTACATTTGGCATATAACAGGCCCACTGCTGATGCTCTTAGAATTTGTATGACAGGCCGACCATTCCATCTTTTAAGGTATGATGGACTGTAGAGAATTTAAATTTTCCCCGACCAAATATATTATTCCAGAAGGACAAAATCATGTGCCTTTCAAACACCacctcttttatatatatatatatatatatatatatatatatatatatatatatattttttttttttcaatttcttttgggATGAGATTCAAACACCATCTTTTAAGAGCATCTGCACTGGCACTTGTATATGCCAAATGTAAGCTCAAATTTACAATTCAATCCAAAAGCAACCCACAGCCGGACTTGTATTCActaactattgcaaaaaaaattgcaatagtgctacagtgcaattctacctagaattgcactgtagcttaattctaaaaaaagaaaaaactaatattttattgtgtaactttatcaattcctctctctcgcatcgggttttgggtttttgtttttatttgggtttcaggatatattattttattgtgcagaaatattattttaatatgttgtattgtaaaataaaagttgggatgctaagagtattgtaaaatagtatggtataattgataaaacagctttttgagatggtaaaatagcaTGTGATAGGATTTTGGGATGTGAATGATCTAAGTGCACATAGTGGCGAAGCCACTCAAGGACCGAGGGGGCTTTGGccctcccaaatttttttttttgaaatatcctaaataatttgaaaatttttaaataaccttATCATTTTGGCCCACATACCtgataaaatacatatttaagaaagtctaaaaataaacataatttttatttaaataaaataaaatctataaatagatatgtcaacaaattacaataattaaaactCTAGCATCTTTAAAATGAACACATAGGCATTTTAACAATtatctcaacaaataaaagggaaaaaaattataattttcatccCAACACATCATCTAGGGCTTACTTGTACCACAATagtagaaaaattaaaaagtcagaAGTTTTGTTGATGTACCGTACCACCAAGTCCCCTACACAATTGCATAAACATTTTGCCTCACACaggtgactctctctctctccgttgTCAATCTTGTCtcataattgtttaattttaattaaatacacTTTTGATTATAGCACATATTGAGTTATGAAGTATTTAcattactattttacatttcatgcattcaaaaaaaaaaaaaaaaatttatatatggcCCCCCAAAGATAAATTTCTGGCTCCACCACTAAGTGCACAGTAGCACTAAATGCAACATGTATATgaattaagttcaaattatatttggtgtaactttatataatatattatataactcCATAACTTTTCATCGAAAGAGTATTTTGATGAATCAaggttttttattatatttttttatttataacctCTGTGCTTGATATTAAGAGAATTAGAAATCAATAACTATcctattataaaatatttaaatttcaaggttctttttttttaaaactttaaaactaCAACAAAACATGAGTTTGTagataaaatagtaaataatatttgattaataCAAACTTTGGCATACATAATAAGAGCAACGAAAACATGTAATCCAAAGAttaattcatcaaaatattgttttaataaaaaaaatacagataTATAAAATTGCATAAAGTTAGTCATAGTGTAACACTTTGTCCATGCATGTTACACTACTCAATAACATTTtatcaatatttcaaaaattccaCAATTGGATCATGACTCCTCATTCTTCTTAACACACATGCCAAGTTTATGTAAGTTggatattatttaatatttgatcCACAAACTCATACTATAACTCTATAAgtatactttaaaaataaataaataaataaataatcttaaaaattaaatatttgggtTAATTACAGATTATCCATTTGTGTGGTTAGACCTGAATTCACCTTGTCTACTTGTAGTTCAGAAGTTGGCAATTTACCCACCTAAGATATGCTTTGTTTGACCTTTATAACCTACCTCTTGCTTTTTTGTTAGGAAAACAtcttttaacacaaaaacttaACATAAAACAGTCATCAAATAATTGTTGGAAACATTATTTTAATCGTAATGTTATTGCATGTTCCAAATGTGTTTGAGAATTATTTGTTAAAAGACTAAGATTTATTGGGATAAATCCCCATCTATGtgtgaattaaattaaatattacccaagcaataaagaaaatagaaatctacggaagcaataaaaaaatcaatcgaCAAGAACACCAAGAAATTTCGTGGAAAACCCTCAAATGTAGAGGAAAAACCACGAGGCAAATCCAAtcaatccactataataaaatagagattacaacactCAAGTTATACTCAAAACCTAAGTTCACAATAAATTGGTAAAATACAATAATATCTC
This DNA window, taken from Quercus robur chromosome 2, dhQueRobu3.1, whole genome shotgun sequence, encodes the following:
- the LOC126715154 gene encoding myb-related protein 306-like encodes the protein MGRPPCCDKEGVKKGPWTPEEDILLVSYIQEHGPGNWRAVPTNTGLLRCSKSCRLRWTNYLRPGIRRGNFTDHEEKMIIHLQALLGNRWAAIASYLPQRTDNDIKNYWNTHLKKKLNKIQSGAEGHSKDGFSSPSQSITRGQWERRLQTDIHRAKQALSEAISPEKLSNSGLSELKPSTGCLSNTKPAAQSSTYASSTDNIARLLKGWVRNSPKSARSNSAITQNSLNNMSGTDSVSSEGTPSKAINGIEQSETFESLLAFESFDSSHSDTSQSMSPEASLFQDESKPLPLSLLENWLFDEGASQGKEFLSDFSLDDNANFF